One Halobaculum roseum DNA segment encodes these proteins:
- a CDS encoding BGTF surface domain-containing protein, which yields MRPSTHRRVAAIAVLLIAVAGLTGAAAGASDASLSTVNETVRVHAVEDATVTGTTDLDAGENASVRVQSTGDTAPRFFRSRQVSTGENGTVAATFDFSEHAPGDTFSVTVVHDGSTIAEAEGEVVADDVAVTRTGTPETTTETTGPGFGIGAAAAAVCLGAAFMARRRG from the coding sequence ATGAGGCCCTCCACACACAGACGAGTCGCAGCTATCGCCGTACTGTTGATCGCGGTCGCCGGGCTGACCGGCGCCGCCGCCGGCGCGTCCGACGCCTCCCTCTCGACGGTGAACGAGACCGTTCGCGTTCACGCGGTCGAGGACGCGACCGTCACCGGGACGACCGACCTCGACGCCGGCGAGAACGCCTCGGTCCGGGTGCAGTCGACCGGGGACACGGCGCCGAGGTTCTTCAGGAGCCGGCAGGTCAGCACCGGCGAGAACGGGACCGTCGCCGCCACGTTCGACTTCTCAGAGCACGCCCCCGGCGACACGTTCTCCGTGACCGTCGTCCACGACGGGTCGACGATCGCCGAGGCGGAGGGGGAGGTCGTCGCCGACGACGTTGCCGTCACCCGGACTGGTACTCCCGAAACGACCACCGAGACCACCGGTCCGGGCTTCGGAATCGGAGCCGCGGCCGCCGCGGTGTGTCTCGGTGCGGCGTTCATGGCCCGGCGTCGCGGCTGA
- a CDS encoding methionine synthase: MSRNPENREQFRPDGHDSDHFLLTTVVGSYPKPKWLNRARDHFEDDEHSFGEAEWAEATDDACRVITHEHERAGLDTVVDGEMRREEMVEFFAERIDGYEFNGPVKVWGHNYFDKPSVVEGVEYDEPWLVDEFEFVDDVASRPVKVPITGPYTLANWAFNEAYDDDEALAYDLADLVNEEIEKLVEAGARYIQIDEPALATTPDDHAIVGECLERIVSDIDDEVRIGLHVCYGDYSRVYPEINDYPIDEFDVELCNDDYEQIETFADGEFAPDLALGVVDAHVAEVESVEEIKENIRQGLKVVPPEKLTVSPDCGLKLLPREAAYGKMENLVQAAREIEAELDAGEIDVPAIEDAAPADD, from the coding sequence ATGAGCCGGAACCCCGAGAACCGCGAGCAGTTCCGTCCCGATGGGCACGACAGCGACCACTTCCTGCTGACGACCGTCGTCGGCTCGTACCCGAAACCCAAGTGGCTGAACCGCGCGCGCGACCACTTCGAGGACGACGAGCACTCCTTCGGCGAGGCGGAGTGGGCGGAGGCGACCGACGACGCCTGTCGCGTCATCACCCACGAGCACGAGCGCGCCGGCCTCGACACGGTCGTCGACGGCGAGATGCGCCGCGAGGAGATGGTCGAGTTCTTCGCCGAGCGCATCGACGGCTACGAGTTCAACGGCCCCGTGAAGGTGTGGGGCCACAACTACTTCGACAAGCCGTCGGTCGTCGAGGGTGTCGAGTACGACGAGCCGTGGCTCGTCGACGAGTTCGAGTTCGTCGACGACGTGGCCTCGCGCCCGGTGAAGGTGCCGATCACCGGCCCGTACACCCTCGCCAACTGGGCGTTCAACGAGGCGTACGACGACGACGAGGCGCTGGCGTACGACCTGGCGGACCTGGTGAACGAGGAGATCGAGAAACTCGTCGAGGCGGGCGCTCGCTACATCCAGATCGACGAGCCCGCGCTGGCGACGACGCCGGACGACCACGCCATCGTCGGCGAGTGCCTGGAGCGCATCGTCAGCGACATCGACGACGAGGTCCGAATCGGCCTCCACGTCTGTTACGGCGACTACTCGCGCGTCTACCCCGAGATCAACGACTACCCGATCGACGAGTTCGACGTGGAGCTGTGCAACGACGACTACGAGCAGATCGAGACGTTCGCGGACGGAGAGTTCGCGCCCGATCTGGCCCTCGGCGTCGTCGACGCCCACGTCGCCGAGGTGGAGTCGGTCGAGGAGATCAAGGAGAACATCCGGCAGGGCCTGAAGGTCGTGCCCCCGGAGAAGCTCACCGTCAGCCCCGACTGCGGGCTGAAACTGCTCCCCCGGGAGGCCGCCTACGGCAAGATGGAGAACCTGGTGCAGGCCGCCCGCGAGATCGAGGCCGAACTCGACGCCGGCGAGATCGACGTGCCCGCGATCGAGGACGCCGCCCCCGCCGACGATTAG